From the Thiohalospira halophila DSM 15071 genome, the window GCCATAAGCCCGTGCCCCCTCGACGATCTGGACCATGGCTCGCAGTACCGACGGGTGGAGGGAGTCATAGAGATCGGCCACCCGGGCGTTGTTGCGGTCCACCGCCAGCAGGTACTGGGTCAGGTCGTTGGTCCCCACGGAAAGGAAATCGGCGCGCTGGGCCAGCTCCCGGGCCTGATAGACCGCGGAGGGGACCTCCACCATGACGCCGACCTTCGGCATGGCGACATCCAGCCCCTCGTCCACCACCTCGCGATGGGCGCGCCGCAGCAGCACCAGGGCGTCGTCGAGCTCCGCCACGCCGCTGACCATGGGCAGCAGCAGCTGGAGGTTGGACATCCCCTCGCTGGCGCGGAGCATGGCCCGGAGCTGGGTGATGAAGATCTCCGGGTGGTCCAGGGTGATGCGGATCCCGCGCCAGCCCAGGAAGGGGTTGTCCTCCTCGATGGGGAAGTAGGGCAGCGCCTTGTCACCGCCCACGTCCAGGGTGCGCAGGGTCACCGGCCGCGGGTTGAAGGCCTCCAGCACCGCCCGGTAGATCTCCGCCTGTTCCTCCTCGCCGGGGAAGCGCTCGCGCACCATGAAGGGGAACTCGGTGCGGTAGAGGCCGATCCCCTCCGCCCCGCTCTGGCGCGAGGCGGAGACGTCGGAGACCAGGCCGGTATTCACCAGCAGCGGGATGCGGTAACCGTCGCCGGTCTCCGCCGGGAGATCGCGCAGGTGGTCGAGGCCGGCGGCCAGCTCCGCCTCCTCGTCCACCAGCCGCTGGAACTCCTTGCGCACCTCGTCGGAGGGGGCGATGTAGACCCGGCCGGTGTAGCCGTCGGCAATGAGGTCGCGACCGTCCATCCGCCCCACCGGCAGATTGTCCAGCCCCATCACCGCCGGGATCCCCATGGCGCGCGCCAGGATGGCGGCGTGGGAGTTGCGCGAACCGCGCATGGAGACCAGGCCCGCCAGCCGGTCCGGCGGCACCTCGGCGATGTGGGAGGCGGCGATATCCTCGCCCACCAGCACCACCCGGTCCGGATACTCCGGGGCCGCCGGGGTGTGCTGCTGGAGGTGGACCAGGATCCGCCGGCCCAGGTCGCGGATGTCGTCGGCACGCTCGGAGAGGTAGGGGTCCTCCATGGCCTCGAAGACCCGGAGGTGCTCCGCCACCGTCTGGCGCAGCGCCCCCGGCGCCCACTGACCGGTGCGGATCCGGTCGATGACCTTGCCGGCGAGGCTGTCGCTCTCCAGCATCATGCGGTAGGCGTCGAAGAGCGCCAGGTCCTCCGCCGGCAGCTGCTCGCGCATGCGGGCGGCGAGGTTCTCCACCTCCTCGCGGACCGCCACCAGCGCCTCGTTGAAGCGCGCCTCTTCCGCCTCGGGATCCCGGGCCTGGCGGTCCGGCACCGCCTCCAGGTCGGCCTCGGGATAGATCACCACCGCCTGGCCCATGGCCACGCCCGGGGCGGCGGCGAGGCCCTGGAGCGGGCGGTGTTCGAAGGCCTCGGCCCCGGCATCGTGGCCGCCCAGGCCGTCGATGCCGCCGCTGGCCTCCGCGTGGGCGATCCCGCCGGCGAGCTGGGAGGCGACGGTGATCAGGAAGGTGACCTCGTCCTCGCCGAAGCGGTAGACCTCCCCGCGCTGGACCACCAGCACCCCCAGCACCTGGCGATGGTGGATGATGGGGACGCCCAGGAAGGCGCGATAGCGCTCCTCCCCCGTGGTGGGGAAGTATTCGTAGCGCGGATGGAGGGTGGCGTCGGAGATGTTCGCCGGCTCCGCGCGCTCGGCCACCAGCCCCGCCAGGCCGCGATCGAAGGCCATCTGGACCTGGCCCACACTCTCCGGGTTGAGCCCCTCGGTGGCCATGAGGACCAGCTCGTCCCGACCGGTATCCACCAGGTAGACCGAGCAGACGTCCACGTCCATGGCCTGCTTCACCCGCCCGGTGATGAGCTGCAGGGCGCGGTGCAGGTCCGGGGCGGCGTTCACCTCCTGGACGATCCGGCGCAGGGTTCCCAGCATCGTCGTCATCAGCGGCACCGGGCGCGGACATCGCGAGGGGGCGGACCGGGCGGGCGCGGGGCCATGCCGGCCAGTTCGGAGAGGGCGCGGGCGTAGACCCGCCGCTTGAAGTAGACCACGTCCCGCGCCGGGCGCCAGTAGTTCACCCAGCGCCAGGTATCGAATTCGGGATGGTCGGTGGCATCCAGACGCACCGGCGGCTCCTCCTCCACGACCCGCAACATGTACCAGAGCTGCTTCTGGCCCACGCAGACGGGCTGACGGTTGCGCCGCACCAGGCGCCGCGGCAGACGATAGTGCAGCCAGTCCCCGGTACAGCCGCAGAGGATGACATCCTCGGGGGCAAGGCCGACCTCCTCCCCCAGTTCGCGGTACATCGCCTCCTCCGGGGTTTCGTCCGCGCCGATCCCGCCCTGGGGAAACTGCCAGGCATTCTGCCGCACCCGCCGCGCCCAGAAGACCTGGCCGGCGGCGTTGGTCAGGATGATCCCGACGTTGGCTCTGAAACCTTCTGAATCAATCACTTGAACGACCGGAATCCGGATTGCCCCAACAATTGATTCTTTCACACCCCCCACCCCCCCGGCAAGCGCGGCGGGGCGGGCCAGAGCAAGCCCGGAAACCGGAACTCGAACCACGCCACCCAACCGCAGTACAATGGACGGTTCATCCCCGCAGGAGTTCGCACCGTGGCCCTGGCCCTCTTCGACCTGGACAACACCCTCCTCGCCGGTGACAGCGACCACGAGTGGGGGAACTTCCTCGCCGACCGCGGCCTGGTGGACGCCGAGGAGTACCGGCGCGCCAACGATGCCTTCTACGCCGAGTACCAGGCCGGGACCCTGGATATCTTCGCCTTCCTCCGCTTCGCCCTGGAGCCGCTGACCCGCTATCCGCTGGACCGGCTCCTGGCCTGGCGGGGCGAGTTCCTGGCCGAGCGCATCCACCCGCTGGTTCTCCCCGCCGCCCGGCGGCTGGTGGAGGAACACCGGGCCGCGGGAGACACGCCGGTGATCATTACCGCCACCCACAGCTTCGTCACCGCCCCCATCGCCGAGCTGTTCGGGGTGGAGGCGCTCATCGCCACGGAGCCCGAGTTCGTGGAGGGTCGCTACACCGGCGAGGTGGCCGGCACCCCCTGCTTCCAGGAGGGCAAGGTCACGCGTCTGCGGGAGTGGCTCACCGAGCACGGCGAGACCCTGGCCCACAGCCACTTCTACAGCGACTCTCGCAACGACCTCCCCCTGCTGGAGCAGGTCACCTACCCGGTGGCCGTGGACCCGGACCCGGCGCTGGCCGAGACCGCCCGCCACCGCGAGTGGCCGGTCCGGACCCTGCGCGCCGGTGACCGCCTCCAGCCCCTGGACGAGGCCGACGGATGAGCCTCCGACTGGCCCTGCTGGGGCTCCTGGCCGTCGCCGCCCTGGCGGCGAGCCTGGGCATCGGCAGCCTGGCCATCCCGCCGGCCTCGGTGTGGGCCGCGCTCACCGGCGACGAGACCGGCACCGCCGCCCGGGTGGTCCTGGATCTGCGCCTGCCGCGCGCCCTGGCGGCCTTCGCCGTGGGCGGGCTGCTCGCCCTGGCCGGGGCGCTCATGCAGGTCCTGCTGCGCAACCCCCTGGCCGACCCCTACGTCCTCGGGATCTCCGGCGGCGCCGCCGTGGCCGCCCTGGGCACCATGGTTATCGGCGCGGCCGGCGCCCTGGTGGCCCCGGCCGCCTTCGTCGGGGCGCTGGCCTCCATGCTGCTGGTCTTCGCCCTGGCCCGGGCCGCCGGGGGCGGCGGCGACCGGCTGCTGCTCACCGGCGTGGTGGTCGCCGCCGGCTGGGGAGCGGTGATCAGCTTCCTCCTGGCCGTGGCCGGGGAGCGCCAGGTCCACGGCATGCTCTTCTGGCTCATGGGCGATCTCAGCCAGCCCGGCGACCCGCTACCCGCCCTGGGGCTCCTCGCCGTGGCGCTCATCGCCGCCCTGGCCGCCGCCCGCTCCCTGAACCTCCTGGCCCGGGGGGAGCAGCAGGCCGCCGTGCTCGGCGTCGCCGTCCCCGCCCTGCGCCGGGGCGTCTACTTCGGCGCCTCCCTGGCCACCGCCGCCGCCGTGACCCTGGCCGGCTCGGTGGGCTTCGTGGGGCTGGTCATCCCCCACCTCATGCGGCTGTGGGTGAGCAGTGACCATCGCTGGCTCCTGCCGGCGGCGGTCCTCGCCGGCGGCACCCTGCTCACCCTGGCGGACACCCTGGCGCGCACCATCATCGCCCCCCAGCAGCTACCGGTGGGGGTGCTCACCGCCCTGGTCGGGGTCCCGCTCTTCCTCTACCTGCTGGTCCGGGGGCGGCGATGAACCAGCTGACCTGCCACGACCTCACGGTGACCATCGGCGGCCGGACGGTGGTGGAGGGGCTGGAGCTGGCCGTGGAGCCGGGCCAGACCTGGGCCATCCTCGGCCCCAACGGCGCCGGCAAGACGACGCTGCTGCACACCCTCGCCGGACTGCGCCCAGCCACCGCCGGCGAGGTCCGGGTGGATGGCGAACCCCTGGACCACCTCCCCCGCCGCCGGCTCGCCCGCCGCTTAGGGCTGCTCCTGCAGGACCCCGACCCCGGCTTCGCCGGGACGGTGCTGGAGGCGACGGTGGCCGGTCGCCACCCCCACCTGGGCGCATGGTCCATGGAAGGGGAGGCCGACTACCGCCTGGCCCGGGAGGCGCTGGCGACCATGGGGCTGGCCGAACTGGCCGGACGCGACCCCGCAACCCTCTCCGGCGGCGAGCGCCAGCGCCTGGCCCTGGCCACCCTCTTCACCCAGGACGTGCCCCTGGAACTGCTGGACGAGCCCACCAGCCACCTGGACCCCGGCCGCCAGATCGGCGTGCTGGAGGCGCTGGCCGCCCGGCCCGACCGGGGGCGGATGCTCAGCCTCCACGACGCCAACCTGGCCGTGCGCTTCTGCGACCACGCCCTGCTCCTCTATCCCGGCGAGGGGGCCTGCGCCGGGCCGCTGGAGGCCGTGGTCAACGAGCGCACCCTGGGCCGCCTCTACGGCCGCGACATGGTGCGGCTGGAGGGCCCCCACGGCCCGGTCTTCATCCCCGCCTGATCCCGTCGGCCTCCGGTTCCCGGCCCGGCAGGGCCAGGGGCCGGACCACCGCCAGGGCGGCCACCAGCCGCCGGGTCGCCTCCGCCGACAGCGGCGCCAGCAGGTCCTCCAGGGCGAGGCCGCCCTCCTCCAGCAGCCGCCCCACCGCCGTGCCCTGCCAGCGGGCCACGGCCCGACCACTGTCGGCATCCCGCAGGGTCACCAGGGGGTCACGACGCTCCAGCCAGGCATCTACACAGAGTCGCATGGTCTCTTCCTCCGCTCTCTCTTGGTTGCGAATGATTATCATTTACAAAAAGAAGCCGGAGGTCAACCCTCCCCTGGAAAACCCAGCGAAAACCCAGCGAAGATCCGGGCAAAGCTCAGGACAACAACCGGGGGACGGTTGAATCCCCACCGCCAACCCCCAAAATGCCAAGCGTGTCACTCAGGAATTAAGGGGCTGCCATCCAGATCAGCCGGCAACCGTCGAGTGGACCGGCCGGCGCCGTCGTGGTGCCGACTCAGCGGCCACCCGGGACGACCCGACCACTCGGCACGCAACCTGCTACGGGAATACGTGCAAAGACCGGTTCGGTGGTGGCCGGTTCCTGTCGGTCACCCGAACCACGGTCCGCCCTCCGGGGTCGGGGCGTCGTCGCACGGGGCCTCGGCGGCCATGGATGGCCGCCGCGGAGCGCCAGGGAAGGTCCTCGCGTCCCCGTGCGACGACGCCCCGACCCCGGTGGGCGCCGAAAAGGCCACATAAACCAACTCCGGACACGACCCAACGCAGATCCAACAGGAGCGAGAAACCATGAAGACCTTCCACCAGCTCTTCGAGCCCGACACCTCCACCTACACCTACATCCTGGTGGATACCACCACCGATGCCGCGGCCATCATCGACCCCGTGCGGACGATGCTGGAGCGCGACCTCCAGGTGATCCGTGACCACGGCCTGCGGCTGGAGCTCATCCTGGACACCCACGTCCACGCCGACCACATCACCGGCGCCGGCGGCCTGCGCAAGGAGACCGGCGCCCCCATCGCGGTGGGCCGGGAGTGCGGCGCCGACTGCGCCGATTTCCAGCTGGACGGCGACGAGGACCTGACCTTCGGCAACGAGGTCATCCACACCATCCCGACCCCCGGCCACACCCCGGGCAGCATGAGCTTCCGCTGGCGTGACCGCGTCTTCACCGGCGACGCCCTGCTCATCGGCGGCACCGGCCGCACCGACTTCCAGGGCGGCGACCCGGGCCAGCTCTGGGACAGCCTCACCCAGGGGATCCTCTGCCTGGACGACGAGACGCTGCTCTTCCCCGGCCACGACTACAACGGCCGGACGGTGACCACCGTGGGCGAGGAGCGGGCCACCAATCCGCGGCTGGCCGACAACACCCGGGACGGCTTCATCGAACTGATGAACGGCCTGGACCTGAACCCGCCGCGCTACATCGACGAGTCGGTTCCCGCCAACCGCGAGTGCGGCGAGCCGGCATGAGGCGGCGTCTCCTGACGGGGGTCACGGCGGCGATGGCCGCCGGGCTGCTGGCCGGTCCGGTGGCGGCGGCCGACCTCACCGTGGAGGTGGCGGGGGTCGCCGGCGAGTCCGGCCAGGTCCGGGTCGACCTATACGCCGACGCCGAGACCTTCCGGGAGCCGGAGCAGGCCCTGCACCGCGACGCCGTCCCGGCCCGGGAGGGCACGGCGACCTTCGCCTTTGAGGACCTGGAGCCTGGCCGCTACGCCGTCATCGCCTACCACGACGAGGACGGCGACGGCGGCATGGACCGTTTCCTGGGCATGATCCCCACCGAGCCCTGGGGGCTGTCCAACAACATCCAGGTCAGCGGCCCCCCCGCCTTCGACGATGCGGCCTTCGACCTGCCCGCAAGCGGTACCGTGGTGACCATCCGCCTCAACGACTGACCCTCCCAAAGCCGCGACCGTCGGCTAGACTCCGGGACGAGGCCACTGCCACGGAGGCACCATGGAGCCCGTCCCCGCCGCCACCGCCCTGGTCATCGTCGATGTCCAGAACGACTTCCTCCCCGGTGGCGCCCTGGGCGTCCCCGACGGGGATCGGGTCATCCCGCCACTGAACCGCTGTGCCGCCGCCTTCGCCGCGGCGGGCCGGCCGGTCTTCGCCACCCGCGACTGGCACCCGCCGGACCACTGCTCCTTCCGGGAGCAGGACGGGCCCTGGCCACCCCACTGCATTGCCGGTACCGAGGGGGCCGCCTTCGCACCGGGTCTGACCCTGCCGACCACCGCCATGATCATCGGCAAGGGGGGCCGCCCGGAGGCCGACGCCTACTCCGGCTTCGACGGGACCGACCTCGCCCAGCGCCTGCGGGACAACGGCTGCGACGACCTGATCGTCGGGGGCCTGGCCACCGACTACTGCGTCCGCGCCACGGCGCTGGATGGCCTCCGGGAGGGCTTCGAGGTCACGGTCCTCACCGACGCCGTGGGCGCCGTGGACGTCCAGCCCGGCGACGGCGAACGCGCCCTGACGGAGATGGCTAACGCCGGCTGCACCCTCACCACCAGCCAGGAGATCTGCCCCCCATGAGACCGGGTCGCGACGACGCCCTGCTCACCGACCTCTACCAGCTCACCATGGCCCAGGCCTACCTGGAGCACGGCCTCACGGAGACGGCGGAGTTCGAGTTCTTCGTCCGCGACCTGCCGGGCGAGCGCAACTTCCTCCTCGCGGCCGGGCTGGAACAGGTGCTGGACTACCTCCAGGGTCTCACCTTCGATGAGGCCGCCCTGGAATGGCTGGAATCCACCGGCCGCTTCTCCCGCACCCTGCTGGACTGGCTGGCGGGACTGACCTTCACCGGCGACGTGGACGCCGTCCCCGAGGGGACCGCGGTCTTCGCCGACGAGCCCCTGCTCCGGGTCCGGGCGCCCATGCCCCTGGCGCAGCTGGTGGAGAGCCGGGTCATCAATCTCCTCCACTTCCAGACCCTCATCGCCTCCAAGGCGGCCCGGATCCGGCTGGCCGCCCGGGACCGGCTGCTGGTGGACTTCGGCATGCGCCGCGCCCACGGCGCCGAGGCCGCCGTCCTCGCCGCCCGGGCCGCCTGGATCGCCGGCTTCGACGGCACCGCCACCGTCGCCGCCGGGCGCGCCTTCGGAATCCCGATCTACGGCACCATGGCCCACTCCTTCATCGAGGCGCACCCCGATGAGGTCTCCGCCTTCCGGAACTTCCTCGTCAGCCACCCCGGCAGCGGCATCCTCCTCATCGACACCTGGGATACCGAGCGGGCCGCCCGGCGCGTGGTAGAGCTGGCCCGGGAGGACCCGGCGACGAAGGCGGCCATCAAGGGGGTGCGAATCGACAGCGGCGACCTGGGGGATCACGCCCGGCGGGTACGCCGGATCCTCGATGAGGGGGGCCTGGAGGGGGTCACCCTCTTCGCCAGCGGCAATCTGGACGAGTACGCCGTCGACGACCTGGTGGCCGATCAAGCGCCGGTGGACGGCCTGGGGGTGGGCACCCGGCTCGATGTCGCCAGCGACGCCCCCTACCTGGACTGCGCCTACAAGCTCCAGAGCTACGCCGGCGAGCCCCGGCGCAAGCGCTCCGAGGGCAAGGCCACCTGGGCCGGGGCCAAGCAGGTCCACCGGGAGCACCACGCCGGCCGGATGGTCCGCGACCGACTCACCCCCGCCGACGAGGCGGCCCCCGGCCACGCCCTGCTCCATCCCGTCCTGCGCGGCGGCGAGCCGGTCAACGAGCGCCCCGGCCTGGCGGCCATCCGCGACCACGCCGCCGCCGAGGTCGAGGCCCTTCCCGAGGCCCTGCGCAGCCTCGAGCCCACCATCGAGCCCTATCCCGTGCTGGTCAGCGAGCGCCTGCACGAGGTCACCCGCGAGGCCGACCGGCTGGGTGAGGCCCCGACCTGACACGACTCAGCCGGCCGGTCGGCGGACCAGCCAGCCCAGGCGCATGCCGGTGGCCAGCAGGGTGCCGAAGTAGGCCACCCCGGCGGCGGCGATGAGGCCGGCCAGCGCACCCGCCCGCTCCCAGGCACCCCAGGCGGCCCACACCGGCCGCTCCGGCGTCAGGAAGAGCAGCAGCGCCACCAGCACCACCAGGGCCAGCCCCAGGCGCAGGGCCAGCAGCCCCCAGCCGGCCTCCGGCCGGTAGACGCCGTCGCGCAGCAGGCCGCGCAGCAGCAGGCCGCCGTTGACGAAGGCCGCCAGCGCCGTGGCCGCCGCCAGGCCAGCGTGGGCCCCGGGCAGCCCGGCCATCTCCCAGGGCACGACGAAGGCGATGTTCAGGACCATGTTGGTGAGCATGGCGATGACGGCGATGCGCATGGGGGTGCGGGTGTCCTGGCGGGCGAAGAAGCCGGGGGCCAGGACCTTCACCAGGATGAAGCCGGTGAGGCCGATGCTGTAGGCCATGAGCGCGAGGCCGGCCATGGCGGTATCGCCCGCCCCGAAGGCGCCGTACTCGAAGAGCGTCGCCAGGATGGGCCCGGCCAGCAGGAAGAGGCCCAAGGTGGCCGGCAGAGCGATGAGGGCCACCCAGCGCAGGGCCCGGTCGATCATGGCCGAGAAGCCGGCGGGGTCCGCCTCGGCGTGGCGCTCCGAGAGGCCGGGGAGGATCACCGTCCCCAGGGCGATGCCGAAGACCCCCAGGGGGAACTCCACCAGGCGGTCGGCGTAGTAGAGCCAGGAGACCGAGCCGGTGGCCAGCATGGAGGCGATGATGGTGTCCAGCAGCAGGTTCACCTGGGCCACCGAGGAGCCAAAGAGCGCCGGCCCCATGAGCCGCGCCACCCGGCGCACCCCCTCGTCCCGCGGCGCCGGCCGGGGGGCGGTGAGCAGCCCCAGCCGCGCCAGGAAGGGGAGCTGGAAGGCGAGCTGGATCACCCCGGCCACCAGCACGCCCCAGGCCAGCGCCTGGATGGGCTCGGCGAAGGCCGGTGCGGCCCAGACCGCCGCGCTGATGAGGGCGATGTTCAGGAGCACCGGCGTCGCTGCCGGCACGGCGAAGCGGCCGTAGCTGTTGAGCACCCCGCCGGCCAGCGCGGTGAGGGCGATGAAGAGCAGGTAGGGGAAGGTCAGCCGCAGCATCTCCACGGCGGCGGGGAAGCGCTCGGGATCCCCGATGAAGCCGGGGGCGAAGACCATCACCAGGACCGGCGCGCCGACCACGCCGAGGATCGTCAGCAGCAGCAGGAAGCCGCCCAGGGTCCCGGAGACGCGACCGACGAAGGCGCGCACCTCGCCGTGCTCGCGCTGGCTGCGATACTCCGAGAGGACCGGCACGAAGGCCTGGTTGAAGGCCCCCTCGGCGAAGAGCCGGCGCATGAAGTTGGGGATCTTGAAGGCGACGAAGAAGGCGTCGGTCCCGGCGGCGGCGCCGAAGATCCGCGCCAGGACCACGTCGCGGAGGAAGCCCAGCACCCGGGAGGCCAGGGTGAACCCGCCCACCACGGCGGTGGAGCGCAGCAGCCCGCCCCCTTCCTCGCTCGCCTCGGCCATCGGTCCCCCCGCTCGTCGCCCGGGTCGGGATCATACCGGGCGCCGGCCGCCGCCGTCTCCCCGAATGACCCTCCCCGGGGCGAGGGTTTGCCGATCCGGGCGGGCCGGCCTACCATGGTCGGCCTTCAAGATTCCCTAAGGGCCCGCAGCCCGCGGCGCGGTGGAGACCTCATGACCCGGCGGACCGTGCAACCGCCCTCCGATTCCGGCGAACGCGCTCAGGGCGAGGATGCCGGTACCCTGCTTCGCCGCCTGCGGCGCACGGCGCTGTTCGGTGCCCTGGCGGCCGCCGTCATCGTCGCCACCACCGCCGTGGCCACCCTCTATCCCCAGCTCCGGGATCAGGCCCGGGAGCGGCTGGCCCACGAGGCCCACCTCCACCAGGCGACCGTGGCCAACTTCCTGGAGCAGCGCACACGGCTGGCCCGCCAGGTTACCAGCCGGACCGCCATCCGCCGCGCCCTGGCGGAGTACCACACCGGCGGGCGTGACCGGGCGAGTCTGGCCGCCTTCACCGAGGACAAGCTCGCCGACGCCGTGCAGCCCGAGGAGGGGATCCTCGGCATCACCCGACTGGATGCCGCCGGTCGGCCGGTGGTGGCCGTGGGCGATCCCCTGCCCTCCGGGCTGCCGGCGGTGGATGGGAAGGGGCTGCAGCTCCTGCCCCCCTTCCGCCGGGACGGTCGCTGGCAACTGGTGGCGGATGCCCCCATCCGGGAAGAGGGAACCTTCCTGGGGACCGATCGGATCCTCTTCGACCTCCAGCGGCTGCAGGCCCGCCTGGGGCGGGCCAACGCCCGCCACGAGGCCGGTACCCTGACGCTGGTCCTGGCGACGACCGAGGGCCCCAGGGCGCTGGAGACCGGTGAGGTCCTGGCGCCCGGCACGCCCACCGCCGCCGCGGCCGCGGCCAGTCAGCAGGACGGCCGGCCCGGCCTGCTCACCGCCAACGGGACCGTGGCCGCCCACCATCCCCTGGAAGCGCTACCCGGCGCCGTGGTGGTCACGTCCCCGGCTACGGCCCTCTACGCCCCCATCAACCGGCTGCTGGGCTCCATCGTGGCCACCACGGTGCTGCTGCTCCTGGCGCTGACCTGGCTGCTCATCCGCGCCATGCACCCCCTGGAGGAACGCCTGCGCTACCAGGCGGAGCACGATCCCCTCACCGGCCTGCCCAACCGCCTGCTGCTCACCCGCCGGCTCCAGCAGGCACTGCGCCGCGCCGACGACCAGGGGGGGAGGTGGCGGTCCTCTTCCTCGACCTGGACCGCTTCAAGGACCTCAACGACAGCCTGGGCCACACCGTGGGCGACGAGCTCCTGGAGGCCCTGGCCCATCGCCTGGCCACCCGCCTCCCACGGGCGGACATCGTGGCACGGCTGGGGGGCGACGAGTTCCTGCTGGTGATGGACTCCCCGGACAGCCACGATGCCCCCGCCGAACTCGCCAGCGAGGCCATGAAGCTTCTGCGTGAACCCTTCCAGGTGGGCGACTGGAACGAGCTCTTCATGGGGGCGAGCATCGGGATCAGCCTCTACCCCGACCACGGCCGGACCCCCGGTGAACTGCTCACCAATGCCGATGCGGCGATGTTCCACGCCAAGAGCCAGGGCCGAAACACCTGGGCCTTCTACGCCCAGGAGCTCACCGAGGCGGCCTCCGAGCGGCTGGAGCTGGAGGCCCATCTGCGGCGCGCAATGGAGCGGGGCGAGTTCGCGGTCCACTACCAGCCCCAGTGGGATACCGCCACGGGGCAGGTCACCGGGGCCGAGGCCCTGGCGCGCTGGCACCACCCGGAGCAGGGCGTCATCTCCCCCGGCCGCTTCATCCCGGTGGCCGAGGAGAGCGGCCTGATCATCCCCCTGGGCGAGCGGATCCTGCGGGATGCCTGCACCTTCTGGGAGGACTACACCCGCCGGACCGGCCATCGGCTCACCCTGGCCGTGAACCTCTCCGGCCGGCAGGTGGCCTTGCCGGACCTCGCCGAACGCATCCTCGCCATCCTGGACGAGACCGGTCTCGACCCCCGCCTGCTGGAGCTGGAATTCACCGAGTCGGTCCTGCTGGAACAGCACCACGGCCTCCTGC encodes:
- a CDS encoding putative bifunctional diguanylate cyclase/phosphodiesterase, whose protein sequence is MAVLFLDLDRFKDLNDSLGHTVGDELLEALAHRLATRLPRADIVARLGGDEFLLVMDSPDSHDAPAELASEAMKLLREPFQVGDWNELFMGASIGISLYPDHGRTPGELLTNADAAMFHAKSQGRNTWAFYAQELTEAASERLELEAHLRRAMERGEFAVHYQPQWDTATGQVTGAEALARWHHPEQGVISPGRFIPVAEESGLIIPLGERILRDACTFWEDYTRRTGHRLTLAVNLSGRQVALPDLAERILAILDETGLDPRLLELEFTESVLLEQHHGLLRLMQTLKARGVQFAIDDFGTGYSSLAYLKDLAVDRLKIDRTFVQDLPDDENDAEITAAVIAMAHNLRLTVTAEGVETEGQLAFLGRQGCDQWQGFLGSRPLPTAELETLLSAERHSGAGTSP
- the murJ gene encoding murein biosynthesis integral membrane protein MurJ; this translates as MAEASEEGGGLLRSTAVVGGFTLASRVLGFLRDVVLARIFGAAAGTDAFFVAFKIPNFMRRLFAEGAFNQAFVPVLSEYRSQREHGEVRAFVGRVSGTLGGFLLLLTILGVVGAPVLVMVFAPGFIGDPERFPAAVEMLRLTFPYLLFIALTALAGGVLNSYGRFAVPAATPVLLNIALISAAVWAAPAFAEPIQALAWGVLVAGVIQLAFQLPFLARLGLLTAPRPAPRDEGVRRVARLMGPALFGSSVAQVNLLLDTIIASMLATGSVSWLYYADRLVEFPLGVFGIALGTVILPGLSERHAEADPAGFSAMIDRALRWVALIALPATLGLFLLAGPILATLFEYGAFGAGDTAMAGLALMAYSIGLTGFILVKVLAPGFFARQDTRTPMRIAVIAMLTNMVLNIAFVVPWEMAGLPGAHAGLAAATALAAFVNGGLLLRGLLRDGVYRPEAGWGLLALRLGLALVVLVALLLFLTPERPVWAAWGAWERAGALAGLIAAAGVAYFGTLLATGMRLGWLVRRPAG